Proteins from a genomic interval of Rhipicephalus microplus isolate Deutch F79 chromosome 6, USDA_Rmic, whole genome shotgun sequence:
- the LOC119168157 gene encoding peptidase M20 domain-containing protein 2-like isoform X1 has translation MALALGARVHQAVESSAGDLWDLSQFLWANPETSMKEATAHMKLCDFLERKGFKVTRRYVLDTAFKAEFTSPGGFDGPTITFICEYDALPEIGHACGHNLVAECAVGAAIAVKETMKEFKNIHGKVVVLGTPGQENFGGKEILLQKGAFKEMDIALRAHPATLDSVKLPLAASQQITVQFQCSPRYKCPWEAASALDAAVASYVNIALLRQQVKPPSKITGVQLESGRNVIVMPETSRVVYHVRAPTVADLAELMRRVEACLEAAAESTDCSLVQEKSILYKDFVHNNALNAIYAKHARDMGVTFSDPDNSLVASLGAFSDAGNASQALPVLNATFSIPSAGVNHTRSFASAAGSHEAQKCARRATKLLALTALDLYTDPKLLASVKQEFQDWKAKQPPKQDQRRHLVQEELQRQQVQTNQQQQ, from the exons ATGGCTCTTGCGCTGGGAGCGAGGGTGCACCAGGCGGTGGAGAGTTCCGCCGGAGACCTGTGGGACCTGAGCCAGTTCCTGTGGGCCAACCCGGAGACCTCGATGAAGGAGGCCACCGCGCACATGAAGCTGTGCGATTTCCTGGAGCGCAAGGGCTTCAAGGTCACACGGCGGTACGTCCTGGACACGGCCTTCAAGGCGGAGTTCACGTCTCCCGGGGGATTCGATG GCCCCACGATAACGTTCATCTGCGAATACGATGCCCTGCCCGAGATTGGCCATGCCTGCGGCCACAATCTGGTCGCCGAGTGTGCTGTCGGCGCCGCTATTGCCGTCAAGGAGACGATGAAAGAATTCAAGAACATTCACGGAAAG GTTGTGGTACTGGGCACTCCCGGTCAGGAGAACTTTGGCGGCAAGGAGATCCTCCTGCAAAAAGGGGCCTTCAAGGAGATGGACATCGCTCTTCGGGCACACCCGGCGACCTTAGACAGTGTCAAACTGCCACTTGCCGCCAGTCAGCAG ATCACGGTACAGTTCCAATGCAGCCCCCGCTACAAGTGTCCCTGGGAAGCGGCCAGCGCTCTGGACGCCGCCGTCGCGTCCTACGTGAACATAGCGCTCCTTCGCCAGCAGGTCAAACCTCCCAGCAAGATTACGG GCGTGCAGCTGGAGTCCGGGCGTAACGTGATCGTGATGCCGGAGACGAGCCGGGTGGTGTACCACGTGCGCGCCCCCACTGTGGCCGACCTGGCCGAGCTGATGAGGCGCGTCGAGGCCtgcctggaggcggccgccgagTCCACCGACTGTTCGCTGGTTCAGGAGAAGAGCATCCTCTACAAGGACTTCGTGCACAACAACGCCCTCAACGCCATCTACGCCAAGCACGCACGTGACATGG GCGTAACGTTCTCCGACCCTGACAACTCTCTCGTCGCTTCGCTTGGCGCCTTCTCGGACGCGGGGAACGCGTCGCAAGCGCTGCCCGTCCTGAACGCCACGTTCTCCATCCCCAGCGCTGGCGTCAACCACACGCGGAGCTTCGCCTCGGCCGCGGGCTCCCACGAAGCGCAGAAGTGCGCCCGCAGGGCGACCAAGTTGCTGGCCTTGACCGCTCTGGACCTGTACACGGACCCCAAGCTCCTGGCGAGTGTCAAGCAGGAGTTCCAGGACTGGAAAGCCAAACAGCCGCCCAAGCAGGACCAGCGACGGCATCTGGTTCAGGAGGAGCTGCAACGGCAGCAAGTTCAGACGAACCAGCAACAGCAATAG
- the LOC119168157 gene encoding xaa-Arg dipeptidase-like isoform X3: protein MALALGARVHQAVESSAGDLWDLSQFLWANPETSMKEATAHMKLCDFLERKGFKVTRRYVLDTAFKAEFTSPGGFDGPTITFICEYDALPEIGHACGHNLVAECAVGAAIAVKETMKEFKNIHGKVVVLGTPGQENFGGKEILLQKGAFKEMDIALRAHPATLDSVKLPLAASQQITVQFQCSPRYKCPWEAASALDAAVASYVNIALLRQQVKPPSKITGVQLESGRNVIVMPETSRVVYHVRAPTVADLAELMRRVEACLEAAAESTDCSLVQEKSILYKDFVHNNALNAIYAKHARDMDSASTCSAARDRRETDDDGAFKRRRSPESE, encoded by the exons ATGGCTCTTGCGCTGGGAGCGAGGGTGCACCAGGCGGTGGAGAGTTCCGCCGGAGACCTGTGGGACCTGAGCCAGTTCCTGTGGGCCAACCCGGAGACCTCGATGAAGGAGGCCACCGCGCACATGAAGCTGTGCGATTTCCTGGAGCGCAAGGGCTTCAAGGTCACACGGCGGTACGTCCTGGACACGGCCTTCAAGGCGGAGTTCACGTCTCCCGGGGGATTCGATG GCCCCACGATAACGTTCATCTGCGAATACGATGCCCTGCCCGAGATTGGCCATGCCTGCGGCCACAATCTGGTCGCCGAGTGTGCTGTCGGCGCCGCTATTGCCGTCAAGGAGACGATGAAAGAATTCAAGAACATTCACGGAAAG GTTGTGGTACTGGGCACTCCCGGTCAGGAGAACTTTGGCGGCAAGGAGATCCTCCTGCAAAAAGGGGCCTTCAAGGAGATGGACATCGCTCTTCGGGCACACCCGGCGACCTTAGACAGTGTCAAACTGCCACTTGCCGCCAGTCAGCAG ATCACGGTACAGTTCCAATGCAGCCCCCGCTACAAGTGTCCCTGGGAAGCGGCCAGCGCTCTGGACGCCGCCGTCGCGTCCTACGTGAACATAGCGCTCCTTCGCCAGCAGGTCAAACCTCCCAGCAAGATTACGG GCGTGCAGCTGGAGTCCGGGCGTAACGTGATCGTGATGCCGGAGACGAGCCGGGTGGTGTACCACGTGCGCGCCCCCACTGTGGCCGACCTGGCCGAGCTGATGAGGCGCGTCGAGGCCtgcctggaggcggccgccgagTCCACCGACTGTTCGCTGGTTCAGGAGAAGAGCATCCTCTACAAGGACTTCGTGCACAACAACGCCCTCAACGCCATCTACGCCAAGCACGCACGTGACATGG